One window of the Babesia bovis T2Bo chromosome 2, whole genome shotgun sequence genome contains the following:
- a CDS encoding Spherical Body Protein 2 (SBP2) → MAVTARNNGFRKVAKWIVGAVVVASASSANVVGYELMSDDHTFFARPGYDINGSPIVYENFFGKDFSERDVDVIIGHDLEDHKNFRTPQYAELKRRDVVREMFYFDLILQRLPIDVAQEASEYATFSMLPDDLARKVKIRHYNRLYPGLLQQLPDYLIEKALKCNIYEGISPDVMLEIEYYLKVKNRWKPMSPEIIRDTNDENMDTNDSKPAQVTPTTPSPSITDEVIQLPEYVDGPVVFPSHIDDEIIQLPDYEDSPIVLPIETEIEGSESSESSSSDSEGEEITLPEDSGVEEPDDDVIQLPEYVDSPIVLPIETEIEGSESSESSSSDSEGEEITLPEDSGVEEPDDDVIQLPEYVDGPVVFPSHIDDEIIQLPDYEDSPIVLPIETEIEGSESSESSSSDSEGEEITLPEDSGVEEPDDDVIQLPEYVDGPVVFPSHIDDEIIQLPDYEDSPIVLPIETEIEGSESSESSSSDSEGEEITLPEDSGVEEPDDDVIQLPEYVDGPVVFPSHIDDEIIQLPDYEDSPIVLPIETEIEGSESSESSSSDSEGEEITLPEDSGVEEPDDDVIQLPEYVDGPVVFPSHIDDEIIQLPDYEDSPIVLPIETEIEGSESSESSSSDSEGEEITLPEDSGVEEPDDDVIQLPEYVDGPVVFPSHIDDEIIQLPDYEDSPIVLPIETEIEGSESSESSSSDSEGEEITLPEDSGVEEPDDDVIQLPEYVDGPVVFPSHIDDEIIQLPDYEDSPIVLPIETEIEGSESSESSSSDSEGEEITLPEDSGVEEPDDDVIQLPEYVDGPVVFPSHIDDEIIQLPDYEDSPIVLPIETEIEGSESSESSSSDSEGEEITLPEDSGVEEPDDDVIQLPEYVDGPVVLPIETEIEGSESSESSSSDSEGEEIKLPEDSGVEEPDDDVIQLPEYVDGPVVLPIETEIEGSESSESSGSDSEGEEITLPEDSGVEEPDDDVIQLPEYVDGPVVFPGHIFDEIDATLPEDSGVEEPDDDVIQLPEYVDGPVVFPSHIDDEIDATLPEDSGVEEPDDDVIQLPEYVDSPVVLPIETEIEGSESSESSTSDSEGEEITLPEDSGVEEPDDDVIQLPEYVDSPIVLPIETEIEGSESSESSGSDSEGEEITLPEDSGVEEPDDDVIQLPEYVDGPVVLPIETEIEGSESSESSGSDSEGEEITLPEDSGVEEPDDDVIQLPEYVDGPVVFPSHIDDEIIQLPDYEDSPIVLPIETEIEGSESSESSSSDSEGEEITLPEDSGVEEPDDDVIQLPEYVDSPIVLPIETEIEGSESSESSGSDSEGEEITLPEDSGVEEPDDDVIQLPEYVDGPVVFPGHIFDEIDATLPEDSGVEEPDDDVIQLPEYVDGPVVFPSHIDDEIIQLPDYEDSPIVLPIETEIEGSESSESSGSDSEGEEITLPEDSGVEEPDDDVIQLPEYVDGPVVFPGHIFDEIDATLPEDSGVEEPDDDVIQLPEYVDSPIVLPIETEIEGSESSESSGSDSEGEEITLPEDSGVEEPDDDVIQLPEYVDGPVVLPIETEIEGSESSESSGSDSEGEEITLPEDSGVEEPDDDVIQLPEYVDSPIVLPIETEIEGSESSESSGSDSEGEEITLPEDSGVEEPDDDVIQLPEYVDSPIVLPIETEIEGSESSESSGSDSEGEEITLPEDSGVEEPDDDVIQLPEYVDGPVVLPIETEIEGSESSESSSSDSEGEEITLPEDSGVEEPDDDVIQLPEYVDGPVVLPIETEIEGSESSESSSSDSEGEEITLPEDSGVEEPDDDVIQLPEYVDGPVVLPIETEIEGSESSESSSSDSEGEEIKLPEDSGVEEPDDDVIQLPEYVDGPVVLPIETEIEGSESSESSGSDSEGEEITLPEDSGVEEPDDDVIQLPEYVDGPVVFPGHIFDEIDATLPEDSGVEEPDDDVIQLPEYVDSPIVLPIETEIEGSESSESSGSDSEGEEITLPEDSGVEEPDDDVIQLPEYVDGPVVFPSHIDDEIDVTLPEDSGVEEPDDDVIQLPEYLDGPVVLPIETEIEGSESSESSSSESNISGVVSPAGISHIEDPVADEIGIPTDYIFINCIGKGFTSKDVDDIVASKPCMTSRGQAVPPTRDVVLRRMDKYNRILMYLPENIRKEAGQYAIFELLPSDFANEVKAAHFNRIYVNLLKSLPQELVEKCLACDIYEGISFETMAEVIDYFDDLQDDFFDTVRKPVVVRSPAKTEAAQGASKPNAVKPVPAEVDEQCAA, encoded by the coding sequence ATGGCAGTCACCGCTCGTAACAACGGCTTccgcaaggttgccaagtgGATTGTTGGTGCCGTGGTTGTGGCGAGTGCTAGCAGCGCTAATGTTGTTGGTTATGAATTAATGTCCGATGATCATACGTTCTTTGCAAGGCCAGGTTATGATATAAATGGCAGCCCTATTGTTTACGAGAACTTTTTTGGTAAAGACTTTTCCGAAAGGGATGTCGATGTCATTATTGGGCATGATTTGGAGGATCATAAAAATTTTCGCACTCCTCAATACGCTGAACTCAAAAGAAGAGATGTTGTGCGTGAGATGTTTTACTTTGACCTTATCCTTCAAAGATTGCCAATCGATGTGGCTCAGGAGGCCTCTGAATATGCAACGTTTTCTATGTTACCTGATGATCTTGCCCGTAAAGTGAAGATCCGTCATTACAATAGGTTGTATCCTGGACTTCTTCAGCAGTTGCCTGATTACCTTATAGAGAAGGCTCTTAAATGCAACATTTATGAAGGCATATCACCTGATGTCATGTTAGAAATTGAATACTACCTCAAAGTTAAAAATAGGTGGAAACCTATGAGTCCGGAAATAATACGAGATACGAACGACGAGAATATGGACACCAATGACTCTAAGCCAGCTCAAGTGACACCCACAACACCCTCACCATCAATTACTGATGAagtcattcaattgcccgaatatgtagacggcccagttgttttcccaagtcacattgatgatgaaattattCAACTTCCGGATTATGAAGACAGTCCaattgtcttgcccattgaaactgagattgagggatctgaatcttctgagtccagcagttctgacagcgaaggtgaagagatcacacttcctgaagattctggtgtcgaggagcccgatgatgatgtcattcaattacccgaatatgtagacagtccaattgtcttgcccattgaaactgagattgagggatctgaatcttctgagtccagcagttctgacagcgaaggtgaagagatcacacttcctgaggattctggtgtcgaggagcccgatgatgatgtcattcaattacccgaatatgtagacggcccagttgttttcccaagtcacattgatgatgaaattattCAACTTCCGGATTATGAAGACAGTCCaattgtcttgcccattgaaactgagattgagggatctgaatcttctgagtccagcagttctgacagcgaaggtgaagagatcacacttcctgaggattctggtgtcgaggagcccgatgatgatgtcattcaattgcccgaatatgtagacggcccagttgttttcccaagtcacattgatgatgaaattattCAACTTCCGGATTATGAAGACAGTCCaattgtcttgcccattgaaactgagattgagggatctgaatcttctgagtccagcagttctgacagcgaaggtgaagagatcacacttcctgaagattctggtgtcgaggagcccgatgatgatgtcattcaattgcccgaatatgtagacggcccagttgttttcccaagtcacattgatgatgaaattattCAACTTCCGGATTATGAAGACAGTCCaattgtcttgcccattgaaactgagattgagggatctgaatcttctgagtccagcagttctgacagcgaaggtgaagagatcacacttcctgaggattctggtgtcgaggagcccgatgatgatgtcattcaattacccgaatatgtagacggcccagttgttttcccaagtcacattgatgatgaaattattCAACTTCCGGATTATGAAGACAGTCCaattgtcttgcccattgaaactgagattgagggatctgaatcttctgagtccagcagttctgacagcgaaggtgaagagatcacacttcctgaggattctggtgtcgaggagcccgatgatgatgtcattcaattgcccgaatatgtagacggcccagttgttttcccaagtcacattgatgatgaaattattCAACTTCCGGATTATGAAGACAGTCCaattgtcttgcccattgaaactgagattgagggatctgaatcttctgagtccagcagttctgacagcgaaggtgaagagatcacacttcctgaggattctggtgtcgaggagcccgatgatgatgtcattcaattacccgaatatgtagacggcccagttgttttcccaagtcacattgatgatgaaattattCAACTTCCGGATTATGAAGACAGTCCaattgtcttgcccattgaaactgagattgagggatctgaatcttctgagtccagcagttctgacagcgaaggtgaagagatcacacttcctgaggattctggtgtcgaggagcccgatgatgatgtcattcaattgcccgaatatgtagacggcccagttgttttcccaagtcacattgatgatgaaattattCAACTTCCGGATTATGAAGACAGTCCaattgtcttgcccattgaaactgagattgagggatctgaatcttctgagtccagcagttctgacagcgaaggtgaagagatcacacttcctgaagattctggtgtcgaggagcccgatgatgatgtcattcaattgcccgaatatgtagacggcccagttgtcttgcccattgaaactgagattgagggatctgaatcttctgagtccagcagttctgacagcgaaggtgaagagatcaaacttcctgaggattctggtgtcgaggagcccgatgatgatgtcattcaattgcccgaatatgtagacggcccagttgtcttgcccattgaaactgagattgagggatctgaatcttctgagtccagcggttctgacagcgaaggtgaagagatcacacttcctgaggattctggtgtcgaggagcccgatgatgatgtcattcaattacccgaatatgtagacggcccagttgttttcccGGGTCACATttttgatgaaattgatgccacacttcctgaggattctggtgtcgaggagcccgatgatgatgtcattcaattacccgaatatgtagacggcccagttgttttcccaagtcacattgatgatgaaattgatgccacacttcctgaagattctggtgtcgaggagcccgatgatgatgtcattcaattgcccgaatatgtagacagTCCAgttgtcttgcccattgaaactgagattgagggatctgaatcttctgagtccagcacttctgacagcgaaggtgaagagatcacacttcctgaggattctggtgtcgaggagcccgatgatgatgtcattcaattgcccgaatatgtagacagtccaattgtcttgcccattgaaactgagattgagggatctgaatcttctgagtccagcggttctgacagcgaaggtgaagagatcacacttcctgaggattctggtgtcgaggagcccgatgatgatgtcattcaattgcccgaatatgtagacggcccagttgtcttgcccattgaaactgagattgagggatctgaatcttctgagtccagcggttctgacagcgaaggtgaagagatcacacttcctgaagattctggtgtcgaggagcccgatgatgatgtcattcaattacccgaatatgtagacggcccagttgttttcccaagtcacattgatgatgaaattattCAACTTCCGGATTATGAAGACAGTCCaattgtcttgcccattgaaactgagattgagggatctgaatcttctgagtccagcagttctgacagcgaaggtgaagagatcacacttcctgaggattctggtgtcgaggagcccgatgatgatgtcattcaattacccgaatatgtagacagtccaattgtcttgcccattgaaactgagattgagggatctgaatcttctgagtccagcggttctgacagcgaaggtgaagagatcacacttcctgaagattctggtgtcgaggagcccgatgatgatgtcattcaattgcccgaatatgtagacggcccagttgttttcccaGGTCACATttttgatgaaattgatgccacacttcctgaggattctggtgtcgaggagcccgatgatgatgtcattcaattgcccgaatatgtagacggcccagttgttttcccaagtcacattgatgatgaaattattCAACTTCCGGATTATGAAGACAGTCCaattgtcttgcccattgaaactgagattgagggatctgaatcttctgagtccagcggttctgacagcgaaggtgaagagatcacacttcctgaggattctggtgtcgaggagcccgatgatgatgtcattcaattacccgaatatgtagacggcccagttgttttcccGGGTCACATttttgatgaaattgatgccacacttcctgaggattctggtgtcgaggagcccgatgatgatgtcattcaattgcccgaatatgtagacagtccaattgtcttgcccattgaaactgagattgagggatctgaatcttctgagtccagcggttctgacagcgaaggtgaagagatcacacttcctgaagattctggtgtcgaggagcccgatgatgatgtcattcaattgcccgaatatgtagacggcccagttgtcttgcccattgaaactgagattgagggatctgaatcttctgagtccagcggttctgacagcgaaggtgaagagatcacacttcctgaagattctggtgtcgaggagcccgatgatgatgtcattcaattgcccgaatatgtagacagtccaattgtcttgcccattgaaactgagattgagggatctgaatcttctgagtccagcggttctgacagcgaaggtgaagagatcacacttcctgaagattctggtgtcgaggagcccgatgatgatgtcattcaattgcccgaatatgtagacagtccaattgtcttgcccattgaaactgagattgagggatctgaatcttctgagtccagcggttctgacagcgaaggtgaagagatcacacttcctgaagattctggtgtcgaggagcccgatgatgatgtcattcaattgcccgaatatgtagacggcccagttgtcttgcccattgaaactgagattgagggatctgaatcttctgagtccagcagttctgacagcgaaggtgaagagatcacacttcctgaagattctggtgtcgaggagcccgatgatgatgtcattcaattacccgaatatgtagacggcccagttgtcttgcccattgaaactgagattgagggatctgaatcttctgagtccagcagttctgacagcgaaggtgaagagatcacacttcctgaagattctggtgtcgaggagcccgatgatgatgtcattcaattgcccgaatatgtagacggcccagttgtcttgcccattgaaactgagattgagggatctgaatcttctgagtccagcagttctgacagcgaaggtgaagagatcaaacttcctgaggattctggtgtcgaggagcccgatgatgatgtcattcaattgcccgaatatgtagacggcccagttgtcttgcccattgaaactgagattgagggatctgaatcttctgagtccagcggttctgacagcgaaggtgaagagatcacacttcctgaagattctggtgtcgaggagcccgatgatgatgtcattcaattgcccgaatatgtagacggcccagttgttttcccGGGTCACATttttgatgaaattgatgccacacttcctgaggattctggtgtcgaggagcccgatgatgatgtcattcaattgcccgaatatgtagacagtccaattgtcttgcccattgaaactgagattgagggatctgaatcttctgagtccagcggttctgacagcgaaggtgaagagatcacacttcctgaagattctggtgtcgaggagcccgatgatgatgtcattcaattacccgaatatgtagacggcccagttgttttcccaagtcacattgatgatgaaattgatgtcacacttcctgaagattctggtgtcgaggagcccgatgatgatgtcattcaattacCCGAATATCtagacggcccagttgtcttgcccattgaaactgagattgagggatctgaatcttctgagtccagcaGTTCTGAGAGTAATATTTCGGGTGTGGTAAGCCCCGCTGGAATATCTCACATTGAGGATCCTGTTGCCGACGAAATTGGTATTCCTACTGACTACATTTTTATTAATTGTATTGGTAAGGGATTTACATCTAAGgatgttgatgatattgtTGCTTCTAAGCCATGTATGACATCTCGAGGTCAAGCTGTTCCACCAACTCGTGATGTTGTATTACGTCGTATGGATAAATACAACAGAATACTCATGTACTTGCCCGAAAATATCAGGAAAGAAGCAGGTCAATATGCTATTTTTGAGTTGTTGCCGTCTGATTTTGCTAATGAAGTGAAAGCCGCTCATTTCAATAGAATATATGTCAACTTACTTAAGAGTTTACCTCAAGAATTAGTCGAAAAGTGCCTAGCATGTGATATTTATGAGGGAATCTCGTTTGAAACCATGGCTGAGGTCATTGACTATTTCGATGATCTGCAAGACGATTTTTTTGATACTGTACGTAAGCCCGTTGTCGTGAGATCTCCAGCTAAGACAGAGGCTGCGCAAGGAGCATCAAAACCTAATGCAGTTAAGCCGGTGCCAGCGGAGGTGGATGAACAATGTGCAGCTTAA